The Seriola aureovittata isolate HTS-2021-v1 ecotype China chromosome 16, ASM2101889v1, whole genome shotgun sequence genomic interval AAAAGATACATTTATCATAAAATCACAAGATGAACTTAAACAATTACGCACACTTCACACATTGCCTCCAGAATTATTGTGCATAACAGAAAGTAACAAATATGAGACAACAAATTTCACGGTTCTTCCATACAATACTTTTAATGAAGAATAGTCAAATATGACCAATAACCAGAACTGACAACTTATTGAGGTATTTAAGAACTGACACATTCACGCTTATattaatgttacatttcaacATATAGAAAATCATATATGTGAAGCTAAACAGTTTGCACAGTTATATTACCTTCATAACGGCttctatttgtgtgtctgtgttcccTGTGTACAGGGCGGTGGTATTCTTGCAGCTGTTCATCAGGTATATACTCATGCTGCATCCAGCCTCGTCCTCTGTGATCATCTTTGAAACGAAAGTCTTGTGGTTGTCTGAGGTCTAAATCTTCTCTGAGGGTTCTTTCATACTTGTGTGGAGACAGCTGCAGGTCCGGCTTTAAGCTGTTGTAATTGTTGTTGAGGGCTGCTCCACCTTGGCTATTTTGCTACAATAACAAACAGATTATTCTTTAGTTCATTTCTGCAGTTTAGCAGAGACAGAATTAAAGTGCATGTTCATTAGAAAGACAGGCCCCGTGAATGGTGACACATACCACAGCCTTCTCTGATTTTTTGGTCTTGAATTCTCTCAGAAGGCTGCAAAGTTTGTTCTTCAGGAAGTCAGCTTCTTCCGCATTCTCAATTTCTATGCTTTTCTTGAGGGTGAAAAAGTGACAAGGGAAAAAGACATAGTTAAGATCCCCCAATCTATGAAAGGCCACATAGCAGAcacctctctgctgtgtgtgtatcgCAAATACTAATTCGTGATCTTACCAGCATATCAAAGACACCCTCTGATCCAGAGCTGCCTTTTTGGTAGATTTGAGTATGATGTGGGCTCTAAAAGCAACATTTGACATAAATTACACTAAATAAGTGAGTACATGTTTTTGATTACTGTAGTTAGAAGTATAAAATATTGGTAGGATACGATTCATCAGAATAGCTTAATTTTACAACAATCTACCTGTGATTCTGTGTAGCGGTCAGGATGTTGTGTTCCATGGGTTTCAGGTCTCAGTTGTGCACTAACTGGTCTAGGATGACCACCAAACTTTGGATTTGGAGGTCCATATTCATCACTGAACCTTAGAGAAGAAATCAAACGTGTGCAGAAAGGTAATGTATggagatgaaaacacaaaccGTTCAGCCAAGTAATATAAATGATTCACATTTCTAAGGCTTTACAGGTAAATGACTAGGGACAGCATCACTCACATCTCCTTCGTCATTTCCACCTCCTCTGCAGTGGCATCAGAGAAgcggctttttctttttcttttaccatgTCCTTCATCATTAGTGGCCCCGGTCAGAAAGCGCCTGAATGGCTCTGGGATGCCAGACATGGTCCTGGTAACTTCCACTCGTCTCTGGGAGGAAGGGGCTCCTGTTCTGTTTAGCCCAGGGTTAGAGACTGCCACCTCTTCATGTGGTTCTCTCATTTTGTGCTGATAGTCTttgataatattaaataaatgatcGTGCGCTTGGTCATTCGCAATAGGTGCGGGAAAGCTCCTCCTCTTGGCCTCTGGTTCACCCGATCCCTGCCTACTTTCTCTGTTCATACTGTCTGGGTACAACGGCTGTGAGGGCTGATACTCAGAACGAACTCGCCTGCGCCGAACTTCCTCAGAGTAGAACTCCTTCAGAAGATCTCTTTCTGTGTAGGGTCCTCTGTTAGGAGGAGCCTCTTCTGGGTAATACTCTACATGCTGAGTCTGGCCATGGGGCATTGGCATCTCCTCCCTAGGATCATACCTGGTAACTCCACCTGGCTCAAGTGTGGCTCTTCTTTGTAGATCTTCAACATATTCCTCTTTATATTCCCTACGATTATCAGTGCCCATATATTCTCTGCATGTATTATTTTCCCGGTAATCTGCCCTGTGCAGGTCTTCTTCCATGTAGTCACGACTGAGACTGTCCTCTCGTTggaacatctgtctgtctctgttcatGTAAGGTTCATCTGGGTGGAATGGGGGTATATCAGGGTAAACTGGGGGATGTCTCCCTCGATGAGAGTACTTATCCTCATAGTCCTTGAGGTCTGGCAAGTGTGTTGGTACATCTTGTGTCCAACTCTGTGCGTCATTCCTGTCCCTATTTTGCTTCTGCCTTGGGGGAACTATGGAACAGAAGTAAACATACAGTTCAAGTAAAAAATAACTTATTATACTCATTTGCATAGTGATTAGAAAATAGCTCCTTGACAGCTGCAGTGGCCCTCAACCATATGCTACATGCAGTGACTCAAACTTTTCAACTGCAGGCTAAATTGGATCAAAGTATTCTTCTGATTTATAGTAGTGGTTAgttattaaatgtaatattgcTTGTATGAGCTGTTTTTTAATTAGAATGTATTATATTAGATTCCCTGAAAAACATTAAAGGTATGTCATAAATTTAGAGGATAGGTTCACAAATTTTCAGGTCTGTCTTAAAACAGTAATCGGGTACTAAGGACAAAAGCAATGGTTCACCTACGTTCTAGcctttttaatacaaaaatggATATGAATATGAACGTaccttttgaaatgtttaactTGCCTTCAGTCCCTCTTTTGGCCATTGgctgaaacacaaaaaagtaaatacagAGAACGTACATATTACTCTCCAAAATAATTTgcaattataaaaacacatattatttaataatattcaaAATGTCTGATTACGGAAATCTGTATGTCTCACATTTGGATTCCCTCGCCCATCCTGTCTCTCTATTATTTCTGCTCTAGCTCGTATGATCTTTCCTCCTTGGGTTATTATGGATTGTTTATCCCAGGTCACCAAGTCTGGCCGTTTCAAttcctacacaaacacaaaagtaagACAGTCTCACCTTCTTTCATCCTCTGaattaaaaagcaaagcaaaacactCAAAAAGTTCAACTAGAGTTTTCTGAAAATGTTAACAGTGCTTTACCAcgtatttctgtctgtgtttacgTCCAATCACATGGTGGACCATTTCTGGTAGGTTTGTAGTCAGATGACATAGCCTACACAGGTATCTGGGGCCTGGGTATTGGTCATTACCAGGGGCTTCATCCAAATAGCTCAAACCTAAGACAAAAAACGCAGAAAAAAGTTAATACGGatcaaattaaaatggaaaaaaaaaattgtatcaGGGTATTCACCAATGATGGGTTCATCAATCTTCAAGTAATCCAGATATTGTAGAATGTCCTTAAATTCGGGTATGGTGTGTTGTCTGACTGCAAGCCCTAAGAAACCAAGACACTGGTAGTTAGCAACAGGAAAATATTACAACAGAGAGGATTTTAAAGGTCATAATGTATTGTATGTACAGTGCATGTTTTAAACATAAGTGCAGAATGCATTTACCGTGTTGTTGAGCTGACATCATGTATCATGTGTAAGACGGACTCACTTTGCCTGTTAGTTCACAGTATACTAGTGCAATGTTCcttatttttaattaacttcctaattattttatgtatttgtaatgtAACTTATTTTAGGTATAGCTACAACCCACTGCGTCTTCTTCAGATACATGATGATTTCCACTGGTACAGtgtttcacttcagttcaaatTCTGCTTTACTTACACCAACACGAAAGTGATCTCTTTGAAACAAACATGGGATGCGATCTTCCGTTAACGTTATGCTGCTGTGCAATAGTCTTCAGGTAAAGAAATGTTGACAAAGATGATTTTATAGTATACAAAAACTTACTTTGCAAGAAAGTGAGACACTACAGCCTTGGCCTCCTGTGACGGCcatcttataaaataaaaaaaagtagagaggagagtagaggaaAATGGTTTTTCCTCTATGATTTTTTGTCAGGTAACTCTTGAACATGCTTCTTCAGGCTGCATGTTAGCGAGCGTGCACACCTTTGAACCCACCTCTTAACAGAAAGTTGGATCAAACAATCAGCTTGTTTGATGTGCAGGGATGCATAATATGTTGTTGACATTAAGTGTACCCATCAGCTCCTGTGCAAGCATCTGCAACCTGTGGTTACTTATAACAAACTTCTCTGCTTAAACGTACAGAGATATTTACTCGCATCTTTCATCATCTAATTCCGTAGCAAGTAACCAGCCGAATCAGGATGATTGCAGCTGAGTGAGGGTGCGCTCATTGATGTTCCAGCACCAAAACAACCGGATATGAGCCTGGTAGCCTCGTCGGTGTTCTACAGCTGGCAAATGCAAGAGCCTGTCAGTTCAAATTGAGCTCATTTTGAACAACACAATCGGTGACTTGACAGGACTATACAAGATGTTTCACATCCAACTGGTAAATGTTACAGAAGCCCAGCGTATATTAAGGGATTACAGTAGAACACCCTGAACTGATTGATTTTGTGCAGCACATAAAAAGGAACGTGGAGTACGCTGCCTTCACATCAGTCATTGAGGATTTTCACTCTTCCCAGCAAGATTCAACTACCAAGAACAACTGTCACTCTGGCAATTGTAAAGATACACAGTGGAATGGCTGTTGTTCACTGTCAGAGAACGGAGATTTTGCTGACTTGAACGAGCAATCAGCTCCAGTTAGCGGCATACGAGCTACCTTTGCCCAGTGTAACTGGGCCCGTTCTGACACATCATTTATTACAAGTGCAGCATTAGTCTGACAATCAGACGTGCTGGATTTTTGCAGCTGTTGAGCCATAGACTCTATGTCAAGTATGTGGACAACAGAACATTACACTTGTGTGATGTTCAACATCTCAGTCCAAAACCATGGGCATAAATCTGCTGCTATAGCAGCATCCGCTCTTCTCAAGAGGCTCTCCACAAGATTTTGGGACCTGgattcagccacaagagcattagtgagtTCGGGGGCTGATGTTGGGCAATAAGGACGGCATCCCATTCACCCCAAACATGTTCAAGGGGATAAGGTCAGGGTTCTGTGCAGGCAAGTCTGAGGTTCCCCTTAATAGAAACTAAGGGGAAACCATGACATTTGTATACCTGCCTTTAAAGTGCTGGAACATATTTTCAATATAATATGATCCAGTCCAAACGATGacatgttctttgattttttttttgttcaaaatcATTCTACGAGGATCACAACCATTGAAGGACTAAAAATGttgtccattaaaaaaaacagaaaacagactaGACTGACCTCCATTACCTTCACGTGAACAGACAGCAAATACACTCAAGGCcagaatagaagaagaagatgaagtcTACTTACCCGCAGCAACAAAGCCATCCTCTTTCTGCCAGGAATGAAAGGAGAGCAATAAAAATCAAGTCAATCAGTGCTGGGTAAACAGGACACTGGTTAGAGCTCACCACTGCTAAAAAAGAAAGGGTTATGTCATGgaaccaaacatttttttagCACCTTATTGTTAACCAAAACCACAGCTCACTTGAGGTGTAGTAAAGGTACATATGCTCACCTGTCTTCTTttaagtttgacttttttttcataataagtACATAAGGAAATAAAGAAGTTAAGGACGAGGGAGCATGTCCTTCTGCACGTAGCTGCACCTAATAAGCCGCCTTACTAGGAGAAGATTATCCTAATAGTTGAAACCaaatttaatgtgaaaatggCTGTCTGtatgtagagagatagagatagagagataagCAGTGCCCACTTTTCTTCAGCACAAACAAGAAGAGAGATGAACTGATGTTCAAGCTTCATTCACACATGAACCCCGCTGGATTCAACTGTCTGTGTATGGTAAGGCCTCTCATTGTCAGACATAATGTAAAGCCTGTTCCCATAAGACATGATCCTCTCAGATGAAATAGGCCTCACAAGACATACAGGCCTTGTACCTCTGACCCGAGGTACTTATGTCTGCAACTCAAGACAAGTACACATACCTACAGTTACTGTGGATAGGCAGTGAGCTCTGCCAAAACGCAGCTGACCATGCAGCAGTACTGTAGCTGAACGCATCCCGATGGACACCGTCTGAGGACTGAAGCTGCAACACGGCCAGTGTGGACAACATCTTCGCATCTGTGATGCTCGGTTGGTCAAAGTACGGTCCATGTTTATTCATTATCGGTCTTCCATGTCTGGCTTTCCAGCAGTATAAACTGGGAAAACATTGAGAGTGAAGTTAGCTGTCAGACTTGCCCACCAAAACAGGAATCTTCAGAGTAGAAGGAATTTCTTGCGCTTCAGCCAATCCACTGTCGGCGGTCGGTGCTCTCAGAATAGGACAATATACTACAAACTGTTGAATGGGCTCATTGAACTGTTTGATGAAACTTCAGAGTCATGTGCAAGAGCATTATTCACATGTGCTTGCCCTTGGTGTGTTGCAAGTTTTGGTCAAATCAAAAGCCATGGAATAAGATTTCCAGAAGGAGttggaaaacatatttttccaaatgaaaagagaaaattgcCAGAACATGTAAACCTTAAAGTGGACGTGGGACAGTGGCTTAAGTGGCTCGTCCATATGAAACAAACCGTGAAAAGGAGACCGAAAGAGATTTATGCAGAGAGGTTGCACAGcatgtttttcaaaaacatgaatCCCTACGATTCTTGTGTCGATCACAACTGTCCACATATGATGATGTCAGACAACATGAGGGAAACATAGACCAGGTCTTAAAAGTCAGTCTAATCCATTAAGATGTTGCCTGCTCATGTGCCATAAACCAACTGCAGGTGGTACACCCCAAAGACACAGTAATCATCCAGAATGACCTGGACATTGTCTTCACGATGGTCAAAGACAAAAACCGGTAAGCATTCATTTTGCCtgtttgcttgttgttgttaaaGAAGTTCCTAAACACTACAgtgcaaatgtaaatgtgcacAGAATTTCAGCTTCAAGCTTCAATCAGAAGAAATGTATAACaccttttttctgttattttcactGATCTGGAACTAACCGTACCACCAGATTATTCAGAACAGAAATAAGTAAGATACACAAGCAGACAGGCCGCAAAATACAAGAGAAATCAACCAACGGTCCACAGATGTTGTCAGCAACTTGGAAAGATAGTGACATATCACTTTTGGACGCCCCTTGTTTACTGCTACGAGTTTTGCCTTGAACCTGTGGAAAACTTGTGACTGACTGTAAAGAACAATCAGCAGGTCAAATTAAAAAGACTAGTCACTGGAAAATTGCTCATTGATAATTAATTTATCTGTCTAACAACTTGctattttagtttagttagtaTGTTAATATTCGGAACAACTTTAAGACTGTATAGCTTTCTGCACCAATAACTGATGCTGTGTACCTTTATGTGCCCTGGTGTGGTCAGGTGAATCTTGTACAAGGTTTCTCCTCTTATGGATTTATCACAGACCTGGAGTAAAACAGAAAACCGTGATCAGTATCACAGCTACATACAATGGTATAATATACAGTCAGATGCCAGTTTATTGGGTAGACACGGCTAATATAAGACAGTCCTTAGCCTATACACCTAGCAATAAATGAGGAGGATAAAATCTCTAcgtcaacagcaccacaaaccaCAATCTCATCAATAACTAGTAGGTCGAATCAACATCTTAAGCTTTTTCAGCAGAAACTGATTATAGTCTTTATGAAGGACTGGCTTATGTTAGGTCTGATCTATTAAACCACATTAGGTATGACTAGTTAGCTTATTAACTAGCAACCGAGTGTAGACACTCGGTAAACGTTTGTGAAATCCAAGCTGCATTTCTATCTTGAACCTTGCAGCCTTCATTAAGTGCAGCTAAAGGTAGCTATCTTACCGTGCACTCAATAAATTCAGCCTCAACATCGTAAGGTGTTTCGAGCTTGTCCATTGTTGGACGTTTAACGACTAACAAGGAGTAAACGCCGCCCTCTCATGAAACCGCTAGTAGCTTAGAAAAACGTTTAATAGCTAGCGAACGTAACCAAGCCCATGAATACGTGAATGCTAGCAATTCGTAGTTTGCTAATAAATCAGTTTATGTTTGGTTTATAATATATCGACATTTTACATTGCCTTCCACTAGTTACTTCCGTTTATTAAACTAGCTTGCTTCCTGTGAGTTTGTGCAGTTGGACCCAGGAAGCCCACATGAGTGGCGTCATCTTAATACCGCgccacctgttttttttttaattgttacgGTGTAAGAAACGAGCGCACCTCGTAGAAAACTGGAAACGTTAATGGACGTCCGTTTACGCCCCCTGTAGGACACGACCACAACTGAAATCAAATTCATTGTCATACACCACAGGCAGGACTGCAAAgatttatacattttctgtttatttggtTCTTAGAATAATTTGCTCCAtagttacaaaaacaaacagctgcttttaaGCCTGGCTTTGGAAACTGGGGCACTTCTCGAGCTGTGTGAGGCATCAGCACAGCGTTCAGTAGATATAAGGATAAAACTATGAAACAATGTTACAGTTAACAAGACATCAGACTCCTTCACTCATTATTTCCTTATCATGTAGGTATGGGCAACTACAAACATATCATTGTACAGAGGTAAATCATTAATTTGTCTGAATGACCATGTCCAAGCCATGTTCGCATGGAGAGAAATCATGAGCACTTAAAGGTACAACTCCATCATATTTACATGCAATTTAGAATATGTACACTTACCAATGATTTACACACCCCTCTCACAAAGAGGCTTTATGTAAATTATAATTACATGTTTGCTTTTAGGAACATGGTTTACTACTCAGCTTCAAATTATCCCAATGATTTCACAAGCACACCTTTCGCTTCAGAGGCCATTAAAAGAATGATCCCATTTTGGAAAAACTGCAGCAATAATCTACAACCAAGAGTGAGAAAGATAGAGTAAACTTAAGTTATGATAGCAATCCAAAATACTGAAAATCATTATGAATGATCAAACTAAAGGGATATTCTCTGGTGCATTATCTTAAGTCactataaatacaaaaatattacaCCAGCATCATCCATACCACTTTAAAGCTGTAAAAGTTAGATGGGCAGGGGCCAGAGCATGAGAGGCCTGTGTCTGATGATTATAAATCTTCATGTACAGTGTACCGATAACATACAGCACAAAGATATgagctcacagacagacagaaaaaagacatttctgttAATAAAAGCCATGTGGATAAATAATCCGTTCAAGACAGCATGAGAACCATAGGTCACCATacagggacacacagacactttccaaaatcaaaaacagaggGCTATGGCAATGTTACTGATCAAATATCTAAGAGACaatgttgagatgtttcagtagCAGGAGGGTCAGTTATAAGGTCAGGAGGTGAaacttcagtcagtctgaaGAGTTGTAGAGTCCTCCTGGAAGATTGTTCAGACGCGAACGCAGCTCCTTCCGGACCTGGGTCACTCTCGCCAGTTTACGTTTGTATTCCTGAAAAAGTGCACAGCAGAAAAGGTCTGTCAGAACAACAAGATCCTAAAGTGTCATTGcaatttttagatttttttttttttaaagcctcatCAGCAATTTTTTGGGAACACAACTTGTGGCAAGTAAACAGTGATAAGGACTAACATAATCAGAAAATTTAAATCAAAGATATGAAGGCtgcataaaaatagaaatattagtAAATATTATGCTAACTTTGTACTGCATTCTACATTACAGAATGTGATATTAGTTAGTTTACAAGTTTGGATTCCTGGCCAAAGAATTCCaccaaacatgtttgtgttgtccCTTACAATTACTCTCATTTGAAAACACCGccatataaatgtaaaaaggtTGTGTGAGATTTTAACACATTCAAGTCTGTCCTCTTTCAAACTATTGAATGTAGGATGAGATTTAAATCTATCACATCTCACTATATTTACCTCAGGTTTATGACTAACTTGTTTCTTGGTTTACTTTCACATACATCTATGAAACATCTGACAAGTCATTGAAAACTAAGAaaacttaagtatttaagggTTTTTAACATCTTGATttacaacaaaacagcagaaaaggtATTGTATCTAAAGGGCATGTTAGGGAGTGTATGAAATTTAGAGAGGGCCATGACAATACTTGAAACagtcagaaaatgaaagaatttCACCTAATTCATGTATATGCAATAATTTTAGCACCTTAAAAGATCAAGTGCAACTCAAATGTTTTATCTCTGCACCAGCCTGGTTGCACACATCACTTTTAAGCTGTTATTATATGCGATTGTGGGACAGCTGATGCGTAGGTGTGTTGTGCAAGCAGAGCACATTTTCTCAGGTCACAGGATGAAAAATATACACTTGTGTCTTTTCATTTGTGTCTATACCAAGATAACAAAAACTTGACAtctcttttctcacatttttggTTTGACCTGTTATAACATGAGTTTCTCTCTATTTGCAACTTCTGTTGAATTTAAATCAATTCAAAACCTTGAATGTGTAGCTAGCATTTACTGTGTCaataccacaaaaaaaagctgtaaatacTCTTGTCATTGAAAATCTTTGAAATTGAAAATTCAAACTGAACACACCACCAGGAGCTGCAAGTgttaaagcaaaataaaagcactcacaaaattatttggattttttattttcagtttttttattacaaGAGACTTGACTGAGTGAAGATACAAATATGAGATACTTTATCCTCTTGGTATCCTGTGAATAAAGGCTGGACAGTTATTGTCACCACAAAAAAGCATGGttataagaaaacaaaatctgcaGAGAAGTTTTTCTAGGTTAAAAGACTTCATCACACAGTATTTTGGTCGATACTCATCTTGTAGGAAGTGCGCTAAGTGAAGTGAGCTAACTAAAAAAGGCTCAAAGGACAAGCATTTCCCTGTGACAATAGGAAAATCTCACTTGGATGTGTGTATCTAATTAGGAATGTTTCCTGTTAGTAAAGCCAGAGGGCCTAACACTCATTGAAATCTGCAGTCTGGTTAAGTAACAAAACAGGCACACCGCAGATGTACTTACTGTATGAAACATGCTGAAAtacatgaaaagaaatgttaCTTCAAAACATGGGCAAACAAGACGTGTGAGCATGCAGCTACATAGAGAGATGAACACCAAGAATGAATATTAATGACATAAAGGCGAGGTGGACAAGACATACACAGATAAACtaattgaaagaaagaaaaatgatttacgCACTTCAAGTTTCTGTTCGTTCTGGGCCAAGCCGTCCTTCTGGCTTTGCAGGAAGACCGTTAGTGTGCGCGTGAGCTGCCTCCTATCATCTATTTCTGCTGCCAAGCGGCCACTGTAGTCTGCTAGCAGCATGCAGGCCTCTTCCACCAGCCGGGAGAGCCGCTCCCCTGATTCTTTATCTAAATCACATAGAGCATACAGAGAGCAGGGCACAATGCTTAACAATAACCAGTGTAGTTATATCATTCCCGGTCAAGGTAAATAGCTACTGTGTAATCACTTGCAACTCAAACATTGTTTCCCATGATGGATTGAAGCATTTTTGGCCCTTTTTAATCACTCTAGTTTGAGTGTCCTGCTCAAGTGAACTTCAGTTTGTAGTGTTTGTCTGTTGAGGTGAAGGCAAGGGAGCTGTCCTGTGTAGcctttcaaaatattttaaccaattttttttttttttttttttttaaatttcagtgaaaataaatgtttccttATCTAGAAAAATTATCCACTGTATATTAATCCGCAGTAAACTCGAATGCATGTACACTCagcaagcactttattaggaacacctgtacattTGCTTAATATCCTATCAACCAGTCATGTGATAGCTGTGCAATGTATgaaatcatgcagatacaggtcaggaacttcagttaatgttcacatcaaacatcagaatgggggaAATGTGATTTCAGTGACTGTGGTATGACtgttggtgccagacgggcTGGTTGAGACAgacagtctctagagttttactcagaatggtgcgaaaaaccaaaaacatccagtgagcaaaACTTCTGTGGAAAGAGGCGTCTTGTGGCTATGGTAACTCATAGGCgctctttacaactgtggtgagatGAATCTGGTCAGATGAATCTGGATTGTTGCTGAGGCACAGAGATGGTCAACAGTCCAGtctggtggtggtgtaatggtgtggggaatgcTTTCTTAGCACACTTTGGATCCCTTATTACCAATCATTCACTGTCAGagcctatctgagtattgttggTGACAATGTGCATCCCTGTttggccacaatttaccatcttctaatggctacttccagcatgacACCAGGTCACAAAGCAAGCTCCCCGGTCACCAAATCTGAATTCAGTAGAAcatctttgggatgtggtagaaccGGAGGTTGGTAGCATGAATGTGCAaatgacaaatctgcagaaatgctATGATGTAATCAGGTCAATATGCACTAGAATATCAAAGGGACATTTCCAAAATCTTGTGTAATTCATGCcacaaagaactgaggctgttttaaatgcaaacagAGGCCCTATAAAGTATTcgtatggtgttcctaataaagtgctccaTGCCtgagtgtatatacagtacacaatAATGTTCTGTGTCCTGCCTCCCACCTGTGATCCTGTGAAGCAGTGACGTGTCCTGCACCTCAGCAGGAAGGGAAGAGATTCGCTGACGCAGCACTGAGTCGCCAGAGGCCGCATTttccagctcctgcagagcTCGGATTAACTCTGCTGTCTGAGGTAGCAGGTGAAGCGAACAAAGGgaagagaaaagtaaaagagagGGTATGGTAAATGACTAGTTAAGATTAAGTATGTgtcaaacataaacaacatttgATAGGTAGCAGAGAAAGGAAGTATCAAGACACATCCATTCAGAAGCTGCTGTATCAACTGTAAAAAGTATCATTAAATGATATCTATGTGGTTTACTGTATCATTTCATTAAAAGTCCTGTATTTATGGCTACACTGTTTGTCTAGAACAACACCTGTGGGGGCTCAGCTGGGGAGCTCTGAGAGGCAAAGTCTTCATCATCTGGTTGGATTTCTTCATATGACCTCTTCTTCGCCTTCTTTTCTCCATCTGGGATTTACAAGAAAAGAGCAGAAGGCAACAAAAAGCATTAGATATAGAACTTAGTTTTCTAACTCAAATGAAATGGTGAACATTTTATGTAATGAATGAGAATGCAACTGCCCAATTTCAAAGTCACCAGTCACCGTCTTGCCACAAAGCAGATTAGCCatggag includes:
- the si:ch211-13c6.2 gene encoding uncharacterized protein si:ch211-13c6.2 isoform X2; the encoded protein is MMSAQQHGLAVRQHTIPEFKDILQYLDYLKIDEPIIGLSYLDEAPGNDQYPGPRYLCRLCHLTTNLPEMVHHVIGRKHRQKYVELKRPDLVTWDKQSIITQGGKIIRARAEIIERQDGRGNPNPMAKRGTEGKLNISKVPPRQKQNRDRNDAQSWTQDVPTHLPDLKDYEDKYSHRGRHPPVYPDIPPFHPDEPYMNRDRQMFQREDSLSRDYMEEDLHRADYRENNTCREYMGTDNRREYKEEYVEDLQRRATLEPGGVTRYDPREEMPMPHGQTQHVEYYPEEAPPNRGPYTERDLLKEFYSEEVRRRRVRSEYQPSQPLYPDSMNRESRQGSGEPEAKRRSFPAPIANDQAHDHLFNIIKDYQHKMREPHEEVAVSNPGLNRTGAPSSQRRVEVTRTMSGIPEPFRRFLTGATNDEGHGKRKRKSRFSDATAEEVEMTKEMFSDEYGPPNPKFGGHPRPVSAQLRPETHGTQHPDRYTESQSPHHTQIYQKGSSGSEGVFDMLKSIEIENAEEADFLKNKLCSLLREFKTKKSEKAVQNSQGGAALNNNYNSLKPDLQLSPHKYERTLREDLDLRQPQDFRFKDDHRGRGWMQHEYIPDEQLQEYHRPVHREHRHTNRSRYEDEPGHYAERFQEPMHPRDYRPAEEYFDSHSSSPSLHMEQNPRMHRGPQYSKNLDKITSTLLELVARK
- the si:ch211-13c6.2 gene encoding uncharacterized protein si:ch211-13c6.2 isoform X1, which produces MDKLETPYDVEAEFIECTVCDKSIRGETLYKIHLTTPGHIKKEDGFVAAGLAVRQHTIPEFKDILQYLDYLKIDEPIIGLSYLDEAPGNDQYPGPRYLCRLCHLTTNLPEMVHHVIGRKHRQKYVELKRPDLVTWDKQSIITQGGKIIRARAEIIERQDGRGNPNPMAKRGTEGKLNISKVPPRQKQNRDRNDAQSWTQDVPTHLPDLKDYEDKYSHRGRHPPVYPDIPPFHPDEPYMNRDRQMFQREDSLSRDYMEEDLHRADYRENNTCREYMGTDNRREYKEEYVEDLQRRATLEPGGVTRYDPREEMPMPHGQTQHVEYYPEEAPPNRGPYTERDLLKEFYSEEVRRRRVRSEYQPSQPLYPDSMNRESRQGSGEPEAKRRSFPAPIANDQAHDHLFNIIKDYQHKMREPHEEVAVSNPGLNRTGAPSSQRRVEVTRTMSGIPEPFRRFLTGATNDEGHGKRKRKSRFSDATAEEVEMTKEMFSDEYGPPNPKFGGHPRPVSAQLRPETHGTQHPDRYTESQSPHHTQIYQKGSSGSEGVFDMLKSIEIENAEEADFLKNKLCSLLREFKTKKSEKAVQNSQGGAALNNNYNSLKPDLQLSPHKYERTLREDLDLRQPQDFRFKDDHRGRGWMQHEYIPDEQLQEYHRPVHREHRHTNRSRYEDEPGHYAERFQEPMHPRDYRPAEEYFDSHSSSPSLHMEQNPRMHRGPQYSKNLDKITSTLLELVARK
- the LOC130184203 gene encoding regulation of nuclear pre-mRNA domain-containing protein 1A-like — protein: MSAFSEAALEKKLSELSNSQQSVQTLSLWLIHHRKHSKTIVNVWFNELKKAQVSRKLTFLYLANDVIQNSKKKGPEFTQDFAPIIIDAFKHVYRDGEEGCKKQLGRVLSIWQERAVYENNLLDQLSQVLYGEKKAKKRSYEEIQPDDEDFASQSSPAEPPQTAELIRALQELENAASGDSVLRQRISSLPAEVQDTSLLHRITDKESGERLSRLVEEACMLLADYSGRLAAEIDDRRQLTRTLTVFLQSQKDGLAQNEQKLEEYKRKLARVTQVRKELRSRLNNLPGGLYNSSD
- the si:ch211-13c6.2 gene encoding uncharacterized protein si:ch211-13c6.2 isoform X3 is translated as MVHHVIGRKHRQKYVELKRPDLVTWDKQSIITQGGKIIRARAEIIERQDGRGNPNPMAKRGTEGKLNISKVPPRQKQNRDRNDAQSWTQDVPTHLPDLKDYEDKYSHRGRHPPVYPDIPPFHPDEPYMNRDRQMFQREDSLSRDYMEEDLHRADYRENNTCREYMGTDNRREYKEEYVEDLQRRATLEPGGVTRYDPREEMPMPHGQTQHVEYYPEEAPPNRGPYTERDLLKEFYSEEVRRRRVRSEYQPSQPLYPDSMNRESRQGSGEPEAKRRSFPAPIANDQAHDHLFNIIKDYQHKMREPHEEVAVSNPGLNRTGAPSSQRRVEVTRTMSGIPEPFRRFLTGATNDEGHGKRKRKSRFSDATAEEVEMTKEMFSDEYGPPNPKFGGHPRPVSAQLRPETHGTQHPDRYTESQSPHHTQIYQKGSSGSEGVFDMLKSIEIENAEEADFLKNKLCSLLREFKTKKSEKAVQNSQGGAALNNNYNSLKPDLQLSPHKYERTLREDLDLRQPQDFRFKDDHRGRGWMQHEYIPDEQLQEYHRPVHREHRHTNRSRYEDEPGHYAERFQEPMHPRDYRPAEEYFDSHSSSPSLHMEQNPRMHRGPQYSKNLDKITSTLLELVARK